Proteins encoded in a region of the Triplophysa dalaica isolate WHDGS20190420 chromosome 10, ASM1584641v1, whole genome shotgun sequence genome:
- the capn2b gene encoding calpain 2, (m/II) large subunit b, with protein MSGVASALAKKRAQAAGFGTNANAIKYLNQDFEALRRQCQSNGTLFIDPTFPAAPESLGFKELGASSSKTRGTEWKRPGELCSNPEFIIGGATRTDICQGALGDCWLLAAIASLTQNEDVLARVVPSGQDFASNYAGIFHFQFWQFGEWVDVVIDDRLPAKNGELLFVHSAEGNEFWSALLEKAYAKVNGCYEALSGGSTSEGFEDFTGGIAENYDLSKAPPNMFQIIKKALESGALLGCSIDITSAADSEAVTRQKLVKGHAYSLTGATEVNYRGQKEKLVRMRNPWGQVEWTGAWSDNSSEWNSVDPSERPDNRAEDGEFWMSFSEFQRNYSRIEICTLTPDTITSDSVKHWAVNNFDGTWRKGSTAGGCRNNAYTFWMNPQYVIKLNEEDDDPEDNEVGCSFVIGLIQKNRRRLRKVGEDMHTVGFAIYELPPQFHGQRDVHLDKNFFLSHAQKARSETFINLREVCTRFKLPAGEYLIVPSTYEPHKDGDFCLRVFSEKQTETLPCDDPVEADLPDETVSDGEVDSGFRGLFTKLAGADMEISATELQTILNKIIAKRNDIKTDGFSMETCRTMVNLMDGSSNGKLGLGEFATLWKKVQRYLGIYKKTDMDDSGTMSTPEMRMALKEAGFRLNNTIYQQLVARYAEPDMTMDFDNFVACLMRLEMMFRIFKTLDPHQTGFIELDFQQWLNFTMI; from the exons ATGTCGGGAGTAGCATCTGCCCTGGCAAAGAAGAGAGCGCAGGCTGCAGGCTTCGGAACAAACGCCAATGCCATTAAATATCTGAACCAAGACTTTGAGGCGCTCAGGAGGCAATGCCAGAGCAACGGGACCCTGTTCATAGACCCGACTTTCCCAGCCGCACCCGAATCTCTTGGCTTTAAAGAACTCGGAGCTAGCTCTTCCAAAACCAGAGGAACAGAATGGAAAAGACCAGGG GAGCTGTGCTCAAATCCTGAATTCATTATCGGTGGAGCCACAAGAACGGATATTTGTCAAGGAGCACTAG GTGACTGCTGGCTGCTAGCGGCCATAGCCTCTCTTACTcaaaatgaagatgttttggCAAGAGTGGTGCCTAGCGGGCAAGATTTTGCTAGCAACTATGCAGGAATCTTCCATTTTCAG TTTTGGCAGTTTGGCGAGTGGGTGGATGTTGTCATTGATGACCGGCTGCCGGCGAAAAACGGAGAGCTGCTGTTTGTTCACTCCGCAGAGGGGAACGAGTTCTGGAGCGCCCTGCTGGAAAAAGCCTATGCTAA AGTAAATGGCTGTTATGAAGCTCTGTCTGGAGGTTCTACCAGTGAGGGCTTTGAGGATTTCACCGGGGGCATCGCTGAGAACTACGATCTGAGTAAAGCACCCCCAAACATGTTCCAGATCATTAAGAAAGCCCTGGAGTCTGGAGCTTTACTGGGATGCTCCATCGAT ATCACAAGCGCTGCTGATTCAGAAGCTGTCACTCGCCAGAAGCTGGTGAAAGGCCACGCATACTCTCTTACAGGGGCTACTGAG GTGAACTATCGCGGGCAAAAGGAGAAGCTGGTCCGCATGCGGAACCCCTGGGGTCAGGTGGAGTGGACCGGGGCTTGGAGTGATAA ttCGTCTGAATGGAACAGTGTGGATCCATCAGAGCGACCAGACAACAGAGCTGAGGACGGCGAATTCTG GATGTCCTTCTCAGAATTCCAACGGAATTATTCTCGTATAGAGATCTGCACGCTGACCCCAGACACCATTACGAGTGATTCTGTAAAACACTGGGCGGTTAATAACTTCGACGGCACATGGAGAAAAGGCTCCACTGCTGGTGGCTGCCGAAATAATGCTT ACACATTCTGGATGAATCCTCAGTATGTGATTAAATTGAATGAGGAGGATGATGATCCAGAGGATAATGAGGTGGGGTGTAGTTTTGTTATTGGACTGATTCAGAAGAACCGGCGGCGCCTCCGGAAAGTCGGGGAGGACATGCACACTGTCGGCTTTGCTATCTACGAG TTACCTCCACAG TTTCACGGACAGAGGGACGTGCACCTGGATAAGAATTTCTTCTTGTCACATGCACAGAAAGCTCGCTCTGAGACTTTCATTAACCTGAGAGAGGTATGCACACGCTTCAAACTGCCGGCCGGAGAGTACCTCATCGTACCATCCACCTACGAACCCCATAAGGACGGAGACTTCTGCCTGCGCGTGTTTTCCGAAAAACAGACTGAGACATT ACCATGTGATGACCCTGTGGAGGCCGACTTACCGGAT GAGACCGTGTCGGATGGCGAGGTTGATTCTGGGTTCAGGGGTCTGTTCACAAAACTAGCCGGAGCT GACATGGAAATCTCAGCCACAGAGCTCCagaccattttaaacaaaataatcgcAAAAC GAAATGACATAAAAACAGATGGCTTTAGCATGGAGACGTGTCGAACCATGGTGAACCTTATGGAC GGCAGCAGCAATGGGAAACTTGGTCTGGGAGAGTTTGCTACCCTTTGGAAGAAAGTGCAGAGATATCTT GGAATCTATAAGAAGACTGACATGGATGACTCTGGGACCATGAGCACTCCGGAGATGCGTATGGCTCTTAAGGAAGCGG GTTTCCGTCTTAATAACACTATCTATCAGCAACTGGTGGCACGTTATGCTGAGCCAGACATGACCATGGACTTTGATAACTTTGTGGCCTGCCTCATGCGTCTGGAGATGATGTTCC GGATTTTCAAGACACTTGATCCCCACCAAACTGGCTTCATTGAGCTTGACTTTCAGCAG tGGCTGAACTTCACTATGATTTAA